Within Halostella limicola, the genomic segment ACGCCGATCGAACTCGCGACGGTCGGTTACACCCCCTGAATCGGGACGGGGGAGTTCTCCCTCGCTGGGAACCGACGATCGATTAACGAAACTCGGGGTCGTCGGTTCGCACATGACGACCGACGAACTGGGGGACTACGGGATGGAACGGATGGACGACGAGGAGATCGGGGGGTTCCTGTCGAGCCAGAGTGTGGGGGTCCTCTGCTTCTCGGCGGAGGACGCCCCCGACATGCGACCGATGTCGTACTGGTACGACGGCGAGGACAGCGTTTATTTCCTCTACGTCGTCGGATCGAACAGTCGGAAGGAGGCCCTGACCCGGCGAGCCGACACCGTCCGGTTCCTCGTCTACCGGGCGAACTCGACGTTCGAGTGGCGGAGCGTCCTCCTCACCGGGACGATCGAGGAAGTCCCCGAGAGCGAACGCGACGCCGTGCTCGACGCCGCGGAGCTGAAGTGGCGACCGGAACTGTTCGAGCGGGCGAGCGCGTCGGAAGACACCAAGCTCTACAGACTGCGGATCGAGAAACAGGACGGTATCAAACACTCCGAACTTCCGCCGGGGTTCAAGGAGAACTAGTCCGACCCCCGACGACGCTACTCGCCCTCGACGGGCGTTTTGACGATCGTGACCGGCCGCTCGGACATGTTGGCGACGCGTTCGGCGACGCTACCGAGCAGGCGTCGGTACTCGCCGGACCGGTTTTTCGACCCGATGACGGTCAGGTCGATATCCGCCTCGGCCGTGTATTGGAGGATCTCTGCGTGCGGAACGCCGTGTCGGATGACCGGTTCCGCTTCGACGTTCGCGGAGTTGGCCCGGTCGATAATGTCTTCGACCGCCTCCCGGC encodes:
- a CDS encoding pyridoxamine 5'-phosphate oxidase family protein, with protein sequence MTTDELGDYGMERMDDEEIGGFLSSQSVGVLCFSAEDAPDMRPMSYWYDGEDSVYFLYVVGSNSRKEALTRRADTVRFLVYRANSTFEWRSVLLTGTIEEVPESERDAVLDAAELKWRPELFERASASEDTKLYRLRIEKQDGIKHSELPPGFKEN
- a CDS encoding universal stress protein → MYDRLLLPTDMSPGVNRAIEHAIDAARRYDAELHVLYVVDTEAYSSYPGDEYVHEFEGLEAALERAGREAVEDIIDRANSANVEAEPVIRHGVPHAEILQYTAEADIDLTVIGSKNRSGEYRRLLGSVAERVANMSERPVTIVKTPVEGE